In a single window of the Megalobrama amblycephala isolate DHTTF-2021 linkage group LG3, ASM1881202v1, whole genome shotgun sequence genome:
- the LOC125264371 gene encoding macrophage mannose receptor 1-like codes for MEQTLYFILLLIALCSVSECVQRQYYFISEAKTWTEAQRYCREEYTDLATADNMNDMNEVKRVIDKGLKNYVWIGLKKTSVDEWHWSSGEPALYLNWSTGQPDGRDEECAVIKNGQWHDLSCSAARNFICNNTNTGLVFVNQTMNWREAQSYCRQNHIDLVSVRNQNESQQLQQFISNDSHISGDVWIGLFRDSWQWSDQSDSSFRYWKSGEPNDVNEKCAAITDNTLGHWNDVLCDKHYPFVFCLWFVLCPEKLILIKENLTWSEAQRYCRQNHTDLVSVHSEEIQRRVMNVVKQASTEAVWLGLRHSCTLGLWFWVSGQTVCYQNWAPGNGTGEDCERTVRSGAVQSGEDQRWISRPETDRLNFICSRN; via the exons ATGGAGCAAACTCTATATTTCATTCTTCTTCTCATTG ctctctgCTCCGTATCTGAATGTGTTCAGCGTCAGTATTACTTTATAAGTGAGGCGAAGACCTGGACTGAAGCTCAGAGATACTGCAGAGAGGAATACACAGATCTGGCCACCGCTGACAACATGAACGACATGAACGAGGTGAAGAGAGTGATTGATAAAGGTTTGAAAAACTATGTCTGGATTGGGCTGAAGAAGACGAGTGTTGATGAATGGCACTGGTCTTCAGGTGAACCTGCGCTCTATCTGAACTGGTCTACTGGACAACCAGATGGCAGAGATGAGGAGTGTGCTGTGATAAAGAATGGACAATGGCATGATTTGTCATGTAGTGCAGCTCGTAATTTCATCTGCAACAACA CAAACACAGGACTCGTCTTTGTCAATCAGACGATGAATTGGAGAGAAGCTCAGAGTTACTGCAGACAGAATCACATTGATCTGGTCAGTGTGAGGAACCAGAATGAGAGTCAACAGCTTCAGCAGTTCATTAGCAATGATAGTCACATATCTGGTGATGTCTGGATCGGTCTGTTCAGAGACTCATGGCAGTGGTCAGATCAGAGTGACTCCTCATTCAGATACTGGAAGTCTGGTGAACCTAATGATGTCAATGAAAAATGTGCAGCAATCACTGATAACACTCTAGGACATTGGAATGACGTCCTTTGCGACAAGCATTATCCTTTTGT TTTCTGCTTGTGGTTTGTTTTGTGTCCAGAAAAACTGATTCTGATCAAAGAGAATCTGACGTGGTCTGAAGCTCAGAGATACTGCAGACAGAATCATACGGATCTGGTCTCGGTTCATTCAGAAGAGATTCAGCGTCGCGTGATGAATGTGGTTAAACAGGCGTCTACTGAGGCGGTGTGGTTGGGTTTACGTCACTCCTGCACTCTGGGCCTCTGGTTCTGGGTGAGCGGACAGACCGTGTGCTATCAGAACTGGGCTCCAGGGAACGGCACAGGAGAGGACTGTGAGCGTACAGTGAGATCTGGAGCAGTTCAGTCTGGAGAAGATCAGCGCTGGATCAGCCGTCCTGAGACTGACAGACTCAACTTCATCTGCAGCAGAAATTAA